In Halorhabdus rudnickae, the following proteins share a genomic window:
- a CDS encoding GDP-mannose 4,6-dehydratase, with protein sequence MNVQSELDGRPVLVTGADGFVGSHLVDRLVDSGADVHAFVRATSSGELKNVRHQGEEITVHRGDLRDKHSVERVLSTFIDFSDTLIFHLAAQAHVGESWERPYETVDSNVTGTLNLLQSIVDLDLDIAKFDTAGTSEEYGNVDDEMRDSHEFHDDGQVILSERSPVNPTSVYATSKLAADFLTMNYHDAYGLPAVTTRMFNNYGPRQNPRYITGTIITQALEREIVELGNLAPKRDMCYVADGVRGHLHVALSGNPGEQYVYGYGENVSMREWTNMILDIGAEEGYWERPEIVQDEDRYRPGDSDVEELRVGYEKLHEETGWEPQVEWEEGIRRTIDWYANNTQRWYGRVDWR encoded by the coding sequence ATGAACGTCCAATCGGAACTTGATGGTCGGCCCGTTCTCGTAACTGGCGCGGATGGGTTTGTCGGCTCCCATCTTGTAGATCGACTCGTCGATAGTGGTGCCGATGTCCACGCGTTCGTGCGTGCGACGTCGAGCGGTGAGCTGAAGAATGTCCGTCACCAAGGCGAGGAGATCACTGTCCATCGGGGAGACTTACGCGACAAACATTCGGTTGAACGTGTCTTATCGACTTTCATCGATTTCAGTGACACGCTTATTTTTCACCTGGCTGCGCAGGCACACGTCGGTGAATCGTGGGAACGCCCATACGAGACGGTCGATTCCAACGTCACGGGGACGCTCAATCTCTTGCAAAGCATTGTCGATCTCGACCTGGATATAGCGAAGTTCGACACGGCTGGAACGAGCGAAGAGTACGGGAACGTCGACGACGAGATGCGGGACAGCCACGAATTCCACGACGACGGCCAGGTCATTCTGAGCGAGCGCTCACCCGTCAATCCCACCAGCGTCTACGCAACCTCGAAACTCGCGGCCGACTTCCTGACGATGAACTATCACGATGCCTACGGATTGCCGGCGGTCACGACCCGGATGTTCAACAACTACGGGCCGCGACAGAACCCACGGTACATTACGGGGACAATCATCACGCAGGCACTGGAACGAGAGATCGTCGAGCTGGGGAACCTCGCGCCCAAGCGCGACATGTGTTACGTTGCCGACGGCGTCCGTGGGCACCTCCACGTAGCACTCTCGGGCAACCCCGGCGAACAGTACGTCTACGGCTACGGCGAGAATGTCTCGATGCGCGAGTGGACGAACATGATCCTCGACATCGGTGCCGAGGAAGGATACTGGGAACGTCCCGAAATCGTCCAGGACGAGGACCGGTATCGACCGGGCGATAGCGACGTCGAGGAACTCCGCGTCGGGTACGAAAAGCTTCACGAGGAGACCGGGTGGGAACCACAGGTCGAGTGGGAAGAAGGGATCCGTCGAACGATCGACTGGTACGCGAACAACACTCAGCGCTGGTACGGGAGAGTCGATTGGCGATGA
- a CDS encoding LamG-like jellyroll fold domain-containing protein produces the protein MSGPREEVTELLDEKPAVASALEEILDVDEDGPWEFDDLSIDSGTFGEIVSRDIVEKNVAGYRVVDRTAVEKALGTDTDLETSDNGISLSSVAVSVPKPSQPIVLAGVASLVFVVFLRVALPFPAVFRGSDVVLVGNDPWGYRYWLESLLHGDISAFSFSSLGEIPAGGYAQDKLLIVVLWWVAAALGGSPEVAGVVLAWYPVIAGVASAAVLYLIAKRLSEDRRIALATVLLLAVTPVHGYRTMLGFADHHAFDYVWVAVTVFALVLLATPTTYRSSDRWFSLIRDAWQGSVLLAVGIGAQIAAWRGGPILLAPIAFYVVYRAVSDVRAGTSPIGTNVGLLLGIAGGAILSVLAHVLWGWFPLYRVAAPWLLLGGAVTVLTAAQGVRHSGISLRVGIGAIVGSGFVVSFLAWLFVPEVGRAMSKFLRYMGWAGSSNIVETASIVGGEMGSIFGPILFFGLLVVLALPYLAWASWHCYRTHAPKWAVAVVYAWVFFGLAIAQVRFAGQLSLFVALFGAVGFVHIGAHLELFRSPSLFGDSSSEAPIDVDFDPRSISPRMVALIAVFFLVVASIGLVQLPVKQSQLTIDGDTYETATWVESFDSQENITDANYVLSGWGRNRVYNYFLSGNSGSYSYAKSHFANVSLSETPVATYWKYADRVEYVVADGIADEGGGGTLVDHLKSDVGSETTFGWGHFRPVYTAPDGRPHVGQAVPGALVTGRAAGDAVTIEGEPSIGREQIEYRRTVTTATDGWYAAIVPYAGEYAVDSASFSVTETAVRDGSVIRVDGVGSQPNASWAFETGSGRVAYDTVGGHHGEIATVDRFSNGNSTGLAFDGEGYARIRDSRTFTNTDEFSVRVRFRTHEQVDYRNDTVAPRLVSTSNSSYFGNVDGYQLGLHKGRIFAAMGNGSSTTVLGGPGVADGQWHVATLSWDGDMVRLFVDGRLVRTNVYSGDIRSRHPLVLGANADTHSSFQGLIDEVKFSATGLDQNSIPRSFTNITSP, from the coding sequence ATGAGCGGTCCCCGCGAGGAGGTCACCGAGTTGCTCGACGAGAAGCCAGCAGTTGCGTCCGCCCTCGAAGAAATTCTCGATGTCGACGAAGATGGGCCGTGGGAGTTCGACGACCTCTCTATCGACTCCGGGACATTCGGTGAAATCGTCTCGCGTGATATCGTCGAGAAGAATGTGGCGGGCTATCGAGTTGTCGACCGGACAGCCGTAGAGAAGGCACTTGGCACGGATACCGATCTCGAAACGTCCGATAACGGGATTTCGCTCTCATCGGTGGCAGTCTCGGTTCCGAAGCCGTCACAACCTATCGTGCTTGCAGGAGTAGCTTCGCTCGTCTTCGTGGTTTTCCTTCGGGTCGCCCTCCCGTTTCCGGCCGTCTTTCGAGGCAGTGACGTCGTGCTCGTAGGGAACGATCCGTGGGGGTATCGATACTGGCTCGAGTCTCTGCTCCACGGCGATATCAGCGCGTTCTCGTTCAGTTCTCTCGGCGAGATCCCTGCAGGTGGATACGCTCAGGACAAACTCTTGATCGTTGTCCTATGGTGGGTCGCCGCCGCACTCGGCGGGTCGCCGGAAGTAGCCGGGGTCGTATTGGCCTGGTATCCGGTGATCGCAGGCGTCGCCAGCGCAGCCGTTCTCTATCTGATCGCAAAGCGGCTGAGTGAGGATCGGCGAATCGCCCTCGCGACCGTACTGCTGTTGGCAGTGACGCCGGTTCACGGGTATCGGACGATGCTCGGATTCGCCGATCACCACGCCTTCGACTACGTCTGGGTAGCCGTGACCGTATTCGCCCTCGTGTTGCTAGCTACACCGACGACATACCGCTCTTCGGACCGGTGGTTCTCATTGATCCGCGACGCCTGGCAGGGAAGTGTACTTCTCGCGGTCGGAATCGGGGCTCAGATCGCAGCGTGGCGCGGGGGTCCCATTTTGCTTGCCCCGATCGCATTCTACGTGGTCTATCGCGCAGTGTCCGACGTCAGAGCCGGCACCTCTCCGATCGGGACAAACGTAGGTTTGTTACTCGGGATCGCGGGTGGGGCTATTTTGAGTGTGCTTGCGCACGTCTTGTGGGGGTGGTTTCCACTGTATCGAGTCGCTGCGCCCTGGTTGCTACTTGGTGGTGCGGTCACCGTTCTGACAGCCGCACAAGGAGTACGGCACTCGGGTATCTCGCTCCGTGTCGGGATCGGGGCGATCGTCGGCTCCGGGTTCGTCGTCAGTTTTCTCGCGTGGTTGTTCGTTCCAGAGGTCGGCAGGGCGATGTCGAAGTTCCTGCGCTACATGGGCTGGGCCGGGTCGAGCAACATTGTCGAAACCGCTTCGATCGTCGGGGGTGAGATGGGTTCTATCTTCGGACCGATCCTGTTTTTCGGACTGCTAGTTGTGTTAGCACTCCCGTACCTGGCGTGGGCCAGTTGGCACTGTTACCGGACGCATGCGCCCAAGTGGGCGGTCGCGGTCGTGTACGCCTGGGTGTTTTTCGGCCTGGCGATCGCGCAGGTCCGGTTCGCAGGTCAGCTTTCGCTGTTCGTCGCCCTTTTCGGAGCTGTCGGCTTCGTTCATATCGGGGCCCACCTGGAGCTGTTTCGCTCTCCGTCACTGTTCGGCGACTCCTCCTCAGAAGCTCCGATCGACGTGGATTTCGACCCCCGTTCGATTTCGCCACGGATGGTCGCACTCATTGCTGTATTTTTTCTGGTGGTGGCGAGCATTGGCCTCGTTCAGCTGCCGGTCAAGCAGTCCCAACTCACGATCGACGGTGATACCTACGAGACGGCCACGTGGGTCGAGTCCTTCGACAGTCAAGAGAACATTACTGACGCAAACTACGTACTCAGCGGTTGGGGACGCAACCGAGTCTACAATTACTTCCTCAGTGGTAATTCGGGATCATATTCGTATGCAAAATCTCACTTCGCCAATGTAAGTCTGTCCGAGACGCCCGTTGCAACCTACTGGAAATACGCGGATCGAGTGGAGTACGTCGTCGCCGATGGAATTGCGGACGAGGGGGGCGGTGGCACGCTGGTTGATCACCTCAAATCGGATGTCGGTTCTGAAACGACGTTCGGCTGGGGCCACTTTCGGCCGGTCTACACGGCTCCGGACGGACGACCGCACGTCGGCCAGGCTGTTCCCGGGGCGCTGGTGACCGGGCGTGCTGCTGGTGACGCTGTGACGATCGAAGGGGAACCGTCGATCGGCCGGGAACAGATCGAGTATCGGCGAACCGTGACAACGGCTACGGACGGCTGGTACGCTGCGATTGTACCGTACGCTGGCGAGTATGCTGTGGATTCAGCGTCGTTCTCAGTGACGGAAACCGCTGTTCGGGATGGATCGGTGATCCGCGTCGACGGCGTCGGGTCCCAACCGAATGCCTCCTGGGCGTTCGAGACCGGTTCGGGCCGCGTCGCTTACGATACTGTCGGCGGCCACCACGGCGAGATCGCGACAGTTGACAGGTTCTCGAATGGGAATTCGACAGGACTCGCCTTCGATGGCGAAGGGTACGCTCGAATCCGGGATTCTAGAACGTTCACGAACACCGATGAATTCTCGGTAAGAGTTCGGTTTCGGACACACGAGCAGGTCGATTACAGGAACGATACTGTCGCCCCGCGTTTGGTATCGACATCGAATTCGTCGTATTTCGGAAACGTAGACGGATATCAGCTCGGATTACACAAAGGGCGAATTTTCGCCGCGATGGGTAACGGATCAAGCACAACGGTTCTTGGCGGCCCGGGAGTGGCCGACGGACAGTGGCACGTGGCGACACTATCTTGGGACGGAGACATGGTGCGTCTATTTGTTGACGGACGTCTCGTGAGGACGAATGTATATTCGGGCGATATTCGGTCGCGGCACCCGCTTGTGCTCGGAGCGAACGCCGACACGCATAGTTCGTTTCAGGGGTTGATCGACGAAGTCAAGTTCTCCGCAACCGGGCTCGATCAAAATTCGATTCCGCGGTCGTTCACCAACATCACATCTCCCTGA
- a CDS encoding glycosyltransferase family 2 protein: protein MVAEVHVPTVASDADGVGADSHFVTAGDERDPVISVVMPTLNEEEGIAECIRRATSAFEQIGLPGEIILSDSSSDQTPDIGRAMGAHVVEPDGTGYGYAYRYGFDQARGEYIVMGDADTTYDFEELPNLLDPIRNGDADICMGSRFEGEIKDGAMPTLHQFVGNPLLTAFLNLFYDTDISDAHSGFRVFHRDVLDVLDLHSDGMEFASEMVMDAGARGLTIEEVPITYHEREGEATLNSFQDGWRHIKFMLVNAPGYLFTVPGVVLMIAGLVMVGGSVSGVEFSIDGIIWPFGVRTMFAGSLLMIAGYQIAGLGAFATMASNPIRRPDDRVTNWIIDHMTMELGGTIGLAVFFPGVVYAGWILWVWYTAGYGALPGMRHDILAFTAIVVGLQTIFKSFFLSVLADR, encoded by the coding sequence ATGGTCGCCGAAGTTCACGTTCCGACTGTGGCTTCAGACGCTGACGGGGTTGGGGCGGACTCGCACTTCGTCACCGCCGGAGACGAACGCGACCCCGTGATCAGTGTCGTCATGCCGACACTGAATGAAGAGGAAGGGATCGCAGAGTGTATCCGGCGTGCTACGTCAGCCTTCGAGCAGATCGGACTACCCGGCGAGATCATTCTAAGTGATAGTTCGAGCGATCAGACGCCCGATATCGGTCGGGCAATGGGCGCTCACGTCGTCGAACCGGACGGAACGGGATACGGGTACGCGTATCGCTACGGCTTCGACCAGGCCCGCGGGGAATATATCGTGATGGGCGATGCCGACACGACCTACGACTTCGAGGAGTTGCCCAATCTGCTCGATCCGATCCGAAACGGCGACGCGGACATCTGCATGGGGAGTCGCTTCGAGGGCGAAATCAAGGACGGCGCGATGCCAACGCTTCACCAGTTCGTTGGTAACCCGCTGCTGACAGCGTTTTTGAATCTGTTCTACGATACCGATATCAGCGATGCACACAGCGGCTTTCGGGTTTTTCATCGCGACGTGCTTGACGTTCTGGACTTGCACTCCGACGGGATGGAGTTTGCCAGCGAGATGGTCATGGATGCCGGCGCACGCGGCCTGACGATCGAAGAGGTACCGATCACCTACCACGAACGCGAGGGGGAGGCGACGCTGAATAGCTTTCAGGACGGGTGGCGCCACATCAAGTTCATGCTTGTGAACGCGCCCGGATACCTGTTTACTGTCCCGGGAGTGGTTCTAATGATAGCCGGGTTGGTCATGGTCGGTGGTTCGGTTTCCGGTGTCGAATTTTCCATCGACGGTATCATCTGGCCGTTTGGTGTCCGAACCATGTTCGCTGGCAGTCTCTTGATGATCGCTGGCTACCAGATTGCCGGCCTCGGTGCGTTTGCGACGATGGCGTCAAATCCGATTCGGCGACCGGACGATCGCGTGACCAACTGGATCATCGATCATATGACGATGGAACTCGGTGGCACAATCGGTCTCGCCGTGTTTTTCCCCGGTGTCGTGTACGCTGGCTGGATCCTCTGGGTCTGGTATACAGCCGGGTACGGGGCGTTGCCCGGCATGCGACACGACATTCTCGCGTTTACTGCCATCGTCGTGGGGCTACAGACGATCTTCAAATCGTTCTTCCTGAGCGTGCTAGCAGACCGGTGA
- a CDS encoding DUF1616 domain-containing protein has product MADRPDRSLSFPGQLRDLPADLAGVCLWTVLTLVVVSVPWISETPLRVVLGFVFVLFVPGYAFVAALFPEAAGTDRDGTAEERGRGRSVVAGRGIDGIERTALSFALSIAIVSLVGLALNFSPWGIRPVPIVVSLTTLTLGFVVLAAYRRRQLPSGERLQVPYQEWIVAGRSELFAPDSRTDTALNVLLLLSVLLATASVAYAVMGTRQGDAFTELYLLNEDADGQLVAENYSTTLAVGQSKPLVVGIGNHEHEPMDYTVVIALQRVERDGDATTVLEEQELDRLATSVEANGTWHQRYEAKPTMTGEELRLVFLLYRGEPPADPSVENAYRWNHVFVNVTSSTD; this is encoded by the coding sequence ATGGCCGATCGCCCGGACAGGTCATTGTCGTTCCCCGGACAACTTCGGGATCTCCCTGCCGATTTGGCTGGTGTCTGTCTCTGGACCGTGCTAACTTTGGTCGTCGTGTCCGTTCCGTGGATCAGCGAGACGCCATTGCGAGTGGTGCTTGGCTTCGTGTTCGTCCTGTTCGTGCCCGGCTACGCGTTCGTCGCGGCACTGTTCCCTGAGGCCGCCGGAACCGATCGTGACGGAACGGCCGAGGAACGCGGTCGCGGGCGATCGGTCGTCGCTGGACGCGGCATCGACGGCATCGAGCGTACCGCTCTCTCGTTCGCGCTCTCGATCGCCATCGTCTCTCTCGTGGGGCTGGCACTGAATTTCTCGCCCTGGGGGATCCGTCCTGTGCCGATCGTCGTGTCGCTGACGACGTTGACTCTCGGGTTCGTCGTGCTGGCCGCGTATCGGCGTCGACAGCTCCCCTCCGGGGAGCGACTGCAAGTCCCCTATCAGGAGTGGATTGTCGCTGGGCGTTCGGAACTGTTCGCACCGGACTCTCGAACTGACACTGCACTGAATGTATTGTTGCTACTCAGCGTCTTACTGGCGACCGCGAGCGTGGCCTACGCAGTGATGGGTACGAGACAGGGAGACGCGTTCACGGAACTTTATCTGCTCAACGAGGATGCTGACGGCCAACTCGTCGCCGAGAACTACTCAACGACCCTCGCGGTCGGCCAGTCTAAGCCCCTAGTCGTCGGAATCGGCAATCACGAACACGAGCCGATGGACTACACGGTGGTGATCGCGTTACAGCGGGTCGAACGCGATGGGGACGCCACGACGGTACTCGAAGAGCAGGAACTCGATCGACTGGCGACGAGTGTCGAGGCGAATGGGACGTGGCACCAACGGTACGAGGCCAAGCCAACGATGACCGGCGAGGAGTTACGGCTGGTCTTTCTGCTGTACCGTGGGGAGCCACCGGCTGATCCATCGGTCGAGAACGCCTACCGATGGAATCACGTGTTTGTGAACGTGACAAGCAGTACTGACTGA
- a CDS encoding rubrerythrin family protein has translation MNAEQFLDRIRSDNDTALSRLGSSKALYADTGGEMDDETVLSAAADAEHHAAVTYQEWADTESDDAVADAFAETAAEERDHYERVAGELDDYAPGEAVPAIQQYLRDLDGTIERLGGFVGRTIAAEKSKEQFTGYFVGEADPQTAQLFRDVGGDLDPQLERAGELLEASCETDDDWERAAEAASGAIQTAYDAYTTSLESMGVNPKPVC, from the coding sequence ATGAACGCCGAGCAATTCCTCGATCGGATCCGATCGGACAACGACACGGCCCTCTCACGGCTGGGTTCCTCGAAAGCACTGTACGCCGATACTGGGGGCGAAATGGACGACGAGACGGTACTGTCGGCCGCTGCCGATGCCGAACACCACGCCGCTGTCACCTACCAGGAGTGGGCCGACACCGAGAGCGACGACGCGGTCGCCGATGCGTTCGCCGAGACGGCCGCCGAGGAACGCGATCACTACGAGCGCGTCGCAGGTGAACTCGACGACTACGCTCCTGGCGAGGCGGTCCCGGCCATCCAGCAGTATCTCCGGGATCTGGACGGTACGATCGAGCGACTCGGCGGGTTCGTCGGGCGGACGATCGCCGCCGAGAAGTCCAAAGAACAGTTCACCGGCTATTTCGTCGGCGAGGCCGACCCACAGACTGCTCAGTTGTTCCGGGACGTGGGCGGCGATCTGGACCCGCAACTGGAGCGGGCCGGCGAGTTACTGGAGGCGAGCTGTGAGACCGACGACGACTGGGAGCGAGCTGCTGAGGCAGCCTCGGGGGCGATCCAGACTGCCTACGACGCCTACACCACATCTTTAGAGTCGATGGGTGTCAACCCGAAACCGGTCTGTTGA
- a CDS encoding RAD55 family ATPase translates to MERIPFGIQRMDSLIDGGAPRGTVVLLSGESGAGAREFMYTSAAINGLASVDPERHDLYYGDLAGDATLPDEIHYVSFTAGESQFRWELAQTMEDDIVEGGLEAITFHDLSTDFFHDSPLPRDWYADRTPSVKDLRSRTDREGLLSAFGDLMSDHAADNLVVIDSLTDLISATEDEVSWSDVTYILKGLQKAAHRWNGLVLAHVNHETLSPERHGQLVDAVNGTMRFEWESGGSTRARTLVVKQFRGVLSALEDENIVRFETEIDDDGFDISDVRKIR, encoded by the coding sequence ATGGAGCGCATCCCCTTCGGCATTCAGCGGATGGACTCCCTCATCGACGGCGGCGCCCCGCGGGGCACCGTCGTCCTGCTGTCGGGGGAGTCCGGCGCGGGGGCGCGGGAGTTCATGTACACCAGTGCGGCCATCAACGGCCTCGCATCCGTCGATCCCGAGCGCCACGACCTCTACTACGGCGACCTCGCCGGGGACGCGACACTCCCCGATGAGATCCACTACGTCTCCTTTACGGCCGGTGAGTCACAGTTCCGCTGGGAACTCGCCCAGACGATGGAAGACGACATCGTCGAGGGCGGACTGGAGGCGATCACGTTCCACGATCTCTCGACGGACTTCTTCCACGACAGTCCCCTCCCCCGGGACTGGTACGCTGATCGAACACCCAGCGTGAAAGACCTGCGTTCGCGGACCGACCGCGAGGGCCTGCTCTCGGCCTTTGGCGATCTCATGTCCGACCACGCCGCCGATAACCTCGTCGTCATCGACTCCCTTACGGACCTCATCAGTGCGACCGAGGACGAGGTGTCCTGGTCGGACGTCACGTACATTCTCAAGGGCCTCCAGAAGGCTGCTCACCGCTGGAACGGACTGGTCCTCGCACACGTCAACCACGAGACGCTGTCGCCGGAGCGTCACGGCCAACTGGTCGACGCCGTCAACGGGACGATGCGATTCGAGTGGGAGTCCGGCGGCAGCACGCGCGCCCGGACGCTCGTCGTCAAGCAGTTTCGCGGCGTGCTCTCGGCACTCGAAGACGAGAACATCGTCCGCTTCGAGACCGAAATCGACGACGACGGCTTCGACATCTCGGACGTGCGCAAGATCCGCTGA